GAGGCATGGTGCGCGCTATGGCCGCTACAGCCTCGTCCACGGAGGCCGGCAGCAGCACGCCGTCGGCCAGAGCCACGGCCTTGCATTCGGCGGCAATATCCTGCATGACTGCAGGTACACCCTGCTGCGCGATCAGCCAGCCATAGGGCTGCTGGGTGAGGGCGGAGAGTGCGTTGTACACGCAGTTGATGATGAGTTTTTGCCAGAGTGCGGTCAGCACGCCGTCCGAGGTCTGGGTGGGGATGTTTGCTGCGCTGAACTGGAGTGCAATCTCGTCGCCCTGCGGACAGGGCGCGATGACCAGCTCGCCCCGGCCGAAGTGACGCACATGGCCTGGGCCGGCCATGGCGGTGGCGACATAGACTACGGCAGCAGCCACCGGCTGCTGGCCCAGCACCAGGCGCAGGCGCCGATCGTTGTCCACGCCGTTCTGCAAGCTCAGCACCTGGGTGTGTGCCGCCAGATGGGGCTTGATCTGCGCTGCAGCAGTTTCTGTGTCGGTGGACTTGACGCAGAACAGCAGCACATCGGCGCCTGCCACGGCACTGGCTTCGGTGCTGGTGGTGATGGGGATGTTCAGATCTTCTGTGGCCGTCTGCAGACGCAGACCGTGCTGGCTGATGGCCTGCATATGCGATGCTCTACCGATTAGCGTGACCGGGTGGCCGGCGCGTGCCAGCAGAGCACCGAAGTAGCAGCCCACCGAGCCCGCACCCATGACGGCAATGGACAGGCGGGAGGAGGTAGCGGTGTGGTTGACCATGTTCATGCGGCTATCTCGCAAAGAGGATCAGCTCTTGAGCTTGAGCAGATAGGTCATCAGCTGGGCAGTGGAGGTTTCGACCTCCAGAAATTCATGCAGTGCCTTGCCGGTTTGCCAGGAAGAGTTCCAATTATTGCTGACCAGGGCTTGCTTCCAGCTGTCCTGGTTGCTTGCATGGTCGATAGCAGCCAGCAGTTGCTGGGTGCGTTCTGCCGGCAGATTCCGGCCTGTAAAGACGGCACGCCAGTTGGACATTTCAGCATCCAGACCCTGGTCGCGCATGGAGGCAATGCCGAACATGGCACGGCGTGACGAAACACCGAGGGCGCGCAGCTTGCCCGCCTGCAAGGCTTCTCTGAACTCGCTGTAACCCGAGATTCCCACCTGCACCTGCTTTTGCAGCAGGGCCTGGAGCACATCGTTACCGCCGGCAAAGGGTTTGTATTGCAGTTGCTCCGCATTGGCCTTGGCCAGGCGGGCCAGCATGCCTGCGTACATATGGTCCACACCGCCTGCAGAACCTCCGGCAATGGTCAGTGCCGGCAGGTTCTCGCGCATGGCCTTGGCCAGTGCCTTGGGGTTGGCAAGCGGCGAGTCGGTGGGCACGGCCACCACCAGATAGTCGCTGGTCAGGCGCGCCAGGGGTTGCACCTGCTGCAGCGCAGCCGAATTCTTGTTCAGCGCCAGGGCGCCCACCATGACCATGCCGCCGATCAGCAGGCAGTTGGGGTCGTTGCCATAGCGTTTGGTGTACTCGGCCAAGCCTATGGTGCCGCCCTTGCCGCCGATATTTTCATAAATGACCTTGTCCACCGTGCCGCTACTGGTCAGCACTGCGCCCAGGGCGCGGCCGGTCTGGTCCCAGCCGCCGCCGGGGTTGGCAGGGATCACGATACGCAGTTGCGTGCCAAGGCGCTGGGGCGGATTGGCGATGGCTGCAAAAGGTGTAGACAGCAAGGCAGCGGAGTAGCTTAGCCAGCGGCGGCGTGTCAGGGCATTGTTCGCGTGGGGGGTATTCATGTCTGTCTCCGTCGTTATGTGTCTTTTGGTGTGTTTGGCCGCAAGCGAAGGCTTGCTGACCTGGGCTGCATGCGAAAAAGCCCCGACCTGGGGCAGGTCGGGGCTTTGAGGTTCAAGGAGCCGGTGAGCCGGTTCCGCAGAGCCAGCGTTACAGCGAGTCGATGAAGCTGCGCAGCTTGTCGGAGCGCGAAGGGTGCTTGAGCTTGCGCAGCGCCTTGGCTTCGATCTGACGGATGCGCTCGCGCGTCACGTCAAACTGCTTGCCGACTTCTTCCAGCGTATGGTCAGTGGACATTTCGATACCGAAGCGCATGCGCAGCACTTTGGCTTCGCGAGGCGTCAGGCCGTCGAGGATGTCCTTGACCACATCGCGCAGACCGGCCTGCATAGCGGCATCGATAGGCGCCGTGTTGTTGCCGTCCTCGATGAAATCGCCCAGGTGGGAATCGTCGTCGTCGCCGATGGGCGTTTCCATCGAGATCGGCTCCTTGGCGATCTTCATGATCTTGCGGATCTTGTCCTCGGGGATCTCCATCTTGGCTGCCAGGATGGACGCATCGGGCTCGAAACCAAACTCTTGCAAGTGCTGGCGCGAGATGCGGTTCATCTTGTTGATGGTCTCGATCATGTGCACCGGGATGCGGATCGTGCGGGCCTGGTCGGCGATGGAGCGCGTGATGGCCTGACGAATCCACCAGGTCGCATAGGTCGAGAACTTGTAGCCGCGACGGTATTCGAACTTGTCCACGGCCTTCATCAGGCCGATGTTGCCTTCCTGGATTAGATCCAGGAATTGCAGACCGCGGTTGGTGTACTTCTTGGCAATGGAGATCACGAGACGCAGGTTAGCCTCGATCATTTCCTTCTTGGCGTCACGGCTGGCGCGCTCGCCGCTGTTCATGCGCTTGTTGATGTGCTTGAGCTCTTCCAGAGGCACAACCACACGGGCTTGCAGGTCGATCAGGTTCTGCTGCAGCTCCTGCACGGGCGGGATGTTGCGCTCCAGCACGGCGCTGTAGTTCTTGCCTGCCGCCACTTGCTTGAGGACCCAGTCCAGGTTCAGCAGGTTGGGCGGGAAGTCCTTGATGAACTGCTCCTGCGGCATGCCGCACTTGTCCACGATGATCTTGCGCAGCTCGCGTTCCTTCTTGCGCACGTCGTCCACCTGGGCGCGCACCAGATCGCAGAGCTTTTCAATCGTCTTGGCCGTGAAGCGAATGGTCATCAGCTCTTCGGTGATGGCCTTCTGCACCTTCATGTATGCCTCGGTGCCGTAGCCTTCCTTGTCATACACCTTGTGCATCTTGTCGAAGAGCTCGCGCATGGAGTCAAAGCGACCCAGGGCTTCGTTCTTCAGCTCTTCGAGCTTCTTGGTCAGGGCCTTGGAGCCACCCTTGCCGTCGTCGTCGTCTTCTTCGTCGTATTCGTCGAAGTCTTCTTCGGCCACATAGTCATCGTTCTCGTTGGCATTGACGAAGCCGTCCACCACGGTGGAGATGACAACCTTGCCTTCGCGGATTTCCTCGGCCATGTTGAGGATTTCGGCGATGGTCGCAGGGGAGGCCGAGATGGCTTCCATCATGTCCATCAGACCGCCTTCGATGCGCTTGGCGATTTCGATTTCGCCTTCGCGTGTCAGCAGTTCGACGGTGCCCATTTCACGCATGTACATGCGCACGGGGTCGGTGGTGCGACCGAATTCGGAGTCCACGGTGGACAGAGCCGCTTCGGCCTCTTCTTCCGCTTCTTCTTCGGTGGTCGCCGACTGGCCTGTGTTGTTCAGCAGCAGGGTTTCCGCATCGGGAGTCTGCTCGTACACGGCCACGCCCATGTCGTTCAACATGGAGATCACGACTTCCAGCGTTTCGGCATCGACCAGCTTGTCGGGCAGGTGGTCGTTGATTTCGGCGTGGGTCAGGTAGCCGCGGGTCTTGCCCAGCTTGATCAGCATCTTCAGACGCTGACGGCGGGTGTTCATTTCCTCTTCGGTCAGAACAGTCTCGTCCAGGCCGAATTCCTTCATCAAGGCGCGTTCCTTCGCCTTGCTGATCTTCATGCGCAGAGGTTTGGCCTTTTCGGCAGGAGCAGCAGACGCTTCGGTCGATGCCTCCTCTTCGACTTCACCTTCCAGATCGCTGTCGATATCCGACAGGTCTGCATCATCCATGTCCTCGTCGGCCTCCTTGGCCTTGGGCTTGCGACCGCGCTTGGCGGGAGCCTTGTCGGCATCGGCGCTGGCAGCAGGGGCCTTGACGGCGGTGGCCTTCTTGGCTGCAGGGGCCTTTTTGGCGACAGCCTTCTTGGCGGCGGGAGCGGCCGCTGTGTCGTCGTCTTCTTCGGCCTTCTTGCGGCCGCGTTTGGGAGTTGCCTGCGCCAGC
This region of Comamonas thiooxydans genomic DNA includes:
- a CDS encoding ketopantoate reductase family protein, coding for MNMVNHTATSSRLSIAVMGAGSVGCYFGALLARAGHPVTLIGRASHMQAISQHGLRLQTATEDLNIPITTSTEASAVAGADVLLFCVKSTDTETAAAQIKPHLAAHTQVLSLQNGVDNDRRLRLVLGQQPVAAAVVYVATAMAGPGHVRHFGRGELVIAPCPQGDEIALQFSAANIPTQTSDGVLTALWQKLIINCVYNALSALTQQPYGWLIAQQGVPAVMQDIAAECKAVALADGVLLPASVDEAVAAIARTMPRQLSSTAQDLARGKPTEIDHLNGYVVRRGQALGIATPINRLLQVMVQLKQMPTQKQEL
- a CDS encoding tripartite tricarboxylate transporter substrate binding protein, with the protein product MNTPHANNALTRRRWLSYSAALLSTPFAAIANPPQRLGTQLRIVIPANPGGGWDQTGRALGAVLTSSGTVDKVIYENIGGKGGTIGLAEYTKRYGNDPNCLLIGGMVMVGALALNKNSAALQQVQPLARLTSDYLVVAVPTDSPLANPKALAKAMRENLPALTIAGGSAGGVDHMYAGMLARLAKANAEQLQYKPFAGGNDVLQALLQKQVQVGISGYSEFREALQAGKLRALGVSSRRAMFGIASMRDQGLDAEMSNWRAVFTGRNLPAERTQQLLAAIDHASNQDSWKQALVSNNWNSSWQTGKALHEFLEVETSTAQLMTYLLKLKS
- the rpoD gene encoding RNA polymerase sigma factor RpoD, yielding MPVSKSVKSKQAPEASAKPKTSKTSTSTAEPVKKASASKPAVKKSAASAAEAKKDTTVVTKSQAELKAMADALLAQATPKRGRKKAEEDDDTAAAPAAKKAVAKKAPAAKKATAVKAPAASADADKAPAKRGRKPKAKEADEDMDDADLSDIDSDLEGEVEEEASTEASAAPAEKAKPLRMKISKAKERALMKEFGLDETVLTEEEMNTRRQRLKMLIKLGKTRGYLTHAEINDHLPDKLVDAETLEVVISMLNDMGVAVYEQTPDAETLLLNNTGQSATTEEEAEEEAEAALSTVDSEFGRTTDPVRMYMREMGTVELLTREGEIEIAKRIEGGLMDMMEAISASPATIAEILNMAEEIREGKVVISTVVDGFVNANENDDYVAEEDFDEYDEEDDDDGKGGSKALTKKLEELKNEALGRFDSMRELFDKMHKVYDKEGYGTEAYMKVQKAITEELMTIRFTAKTIEKLCDLVRAQVDDVRKKERELRKIIVDKCGMPQEQFIKDFPPNLLNLDWVLKQVAAGKNYSAVLERNIPPVQELQQNLIDLQARVVVPLEELKHINKRMNSGERASRDAKKEMIEANLRLVISIAKKYTNRGLQFLDLIQEGNIGLMKAVDKFEYRRGYKFSTYATWWIRQAITRSIADQARTIRIPVHMIETINKMNRISRQHLQEFGFEPDASILAAKMEIPEDKIRKIMKIAKEPISMETPIGDDDDSHLGDFIEDGNNTAPIDAAMQAGLRDVVKDILDGLTPREAKVLRMRFGIEMSTDHTLEEVGKQFDVTRERIRQIEAKALRKLKHPSRSDKLRSFIDSL